Proteins from a single region of Flavobacterium sp. K5-23:
- a CDS encoding cbb3-type cytochrome c oxidase N-terminal domain-containing protein — protein sequence MKKLIPAYVRVPLIFFIVLSAMEYFIDSGDRPAFIKYPMVSVFLFVFLFLLIAIEITVKAIDNITYQLLTDDQKNELEEESKLSFKEKAWYINLMQSLTKTAPIEDEGSVLLEHDYDGIKELDNNLPPWWVYLFYASIVFSAIYFVRFEIMDGDNQEMELKKELAQAKIDVAEYMKTAPDLMDEKTVTLLTEPADLAEGKSLFEMNCAACHRADGGGQIGPNLTDDKWILGGGIKNIFHTINNGGRDGKGMIAWKGTLKPKEMQKVSSYIISLLGSNPKDAKEAEGEVWVDDQE from the coding sequence ATGAAAAAATTAATTCCAGCTTATGTAAGAGTACCGCTAATTTTCTTCATTGTTTTAAGCGCAATGGAATATTTTATCGACTCAGGTGATCGTCCTGCATTTATAAAATACCCAATGGTATCAGTGTTCTTATTCGTATTTCTGTTTCTTTTAATAGCAATCGAAATCACTGTTAAAGCAATTGATAATATTACCTATCAGTTACTGACAGATGATCAAAAGAATGAATTAGAAGAAGAAAGTAAATTGAGTTTCAAGGAAAAAGCTTGGTACATAAATTTAATGCAGAGTCTTACTAAAACAGCGCCTATTGAAGATGAAGGAAGTGTTTTATTAGAACATGATTATGATGGGATAAAAGAATTAGATAATAATTTACCGCCATGGTGGGTTTATTTATTCTATGCTTCTATTGTTTTCTCAGCAATTTATTTTGTCCGTTTTGAAATAATGGATGGAGATAATCAGGAAATGGAACTCAAAAAAGAATTGGCTCAAGCCAAAATTGATGTTGCAGAATATATGAAAACTGCTCCTGATTTAATGGATGAAAAAACAGTTACCCTACTTACTGAACCAGCAGATTTAGCTGAAGGAAAGTCACTTTTTGAAATGAATTGTGCTGCTTGCCATAGAGCTGACGGTGGTGGGCAAATAGGTCCAAACCTTACAGATGATAAATGGATTTTAGGTGGAGGTATAAAAAACATTTTTCATACTATAAATAATGGTGGACGTGATGGAAAAGGTATGATTGCCTGGAAAGGTACGTTGAAACCAAAAGAGATGCAAAAAGTGTCTAGTTATATAATATCTCTATTAGGCAGTAATCCAAAAGACGCAAAAGAAGCTGAGGGTGAAGTTTGGGTTGATGATCAAGAGTAA
- a CDS encoding CcoQ/FixQ family Cbb3-type cytochrome c oxidase assembly chaperone, which yields MFEQIKHNMETIAGVEIFPILSLLIFFSFFVGLGIWVYFYKKEKIEELSQIPFEN from the coding sequence ATGTTCGAACAAATAAAACACAATATGGAGACTATCGCAGGTGTTGAGATATTTCCGATACTGTCTTTGTTAATTTTCTTTTCCTTTTTCGTAGGACTTGGAATATGGGTTTATTTTTATAAAAAGGAGAAGATTGAAGAATTGAGTCAGATCCCATTTGAAAATTAA
- the ccoN gene encoding cytochrome-c oxidase, cbb3-type subunit I, translated as MEMQQFYYDNKIVKKFIYATIVFGVVGMLTGLLLAFLFLFPNLTDGISWLSFGRLRPLHTNAVIFAFVGNAMFAGIYYSLQRLLKARMFSDFLSNLNFWGWQLIIVAAAISLPLGYSTSKEYAELEWPIDIAIALIWVVFGINMIGTIIKRRERHLYVAIWFYLATFVTVAVLHIFNSLALPVSAMKSYSVYAGVQDALVQWWYGHNAVAFFLTTPFLGLMYYFIPKAANRPVYSYRLSIVHFWSLIFLYIWAGPHHLLYSALPNWAQNLGVVFSIMLIAPSWGGMINGLLTLRGAWDKVRVEPVLKFFVVAITGYGMATFEGPMLSLKNVNAIAHFTDWIIAHVHVGALAWNGFMAFGLIYWLVPRMTKGPLHSLKLADFHFWIGTLGIILYTLPMYVAGFLQASMWKQFNPDGTLTYGNFLETVTQIMPMYWMRAIGGTLYLIGMLVLVYNIIQTVRANAAIEDELAEAPELQRISSSRLKGEKFHPWLERKPIQLTILATVAILIGGVIQIVPTLMVKSNIPTIASVKPYSPLELEGRDLYIREGCVGCHSQMVRPFRSEVERYGPQSKAGEFVYDHPFLWGSKRTGPDLLRVGGKYNDNWHFNHMWNPQSTSSGSIMPGYKWLFDNSALDISNIEGKMKAMQTLGVPYTDAEITDARKSMDTQGQLIEDNLHADPDFVKSYENSKKKAVARGEKFIPMKNREIVALISYIQRLGTDIKVKDNN; from the coding sequence ATGGAAATGCAACAGTTTTATTACGATAACAAAATTGTTAAAAAGTTTATTTACGCTACCATTGTTTTTGGAGTAGTAGGAATGTTAACCGGTTTGCTTTTAGCATTCTTGTTTTTATTTCCTAATCTTACAGATGGAATATCGTGGTTGAGTTTTGGAAGGTTGAGACCGCTGCATACAAATGCAGTTATTTTTGCTTTCGTAGGAAACGCTATGTTTGCAGGTATTTATTACTCTTTACAACGTTTATTAAAAGCCAGAATGTTTAGTGATTTTTTAAGTAATCTAAACTTTTGGGGATGGCAATTAATTATTGTTGCCGCGGCAATTTCATTACCACTTGGGTACAGTACTTCTAAAGAATATGCTGAATTAGAATGGCCTATTGATATTGCAATCGCTTTGATTTGGGTAGTTTTTGGTATCAATATGATTGGTACAATAATAAAAAGAAGAGAGCGTCACTTATATGTAGCGATCTGGTTTTACCTGGCTACTTTTGTTACTGTTGCGGTTTTACATATTTTTAATAGTTTAGCGCTTCCAGTTTCAGCAATGAAAAGTTATTCTGTTTATGCAGGAGTTCAAGATGCATTAGTGCAATGGTGGTATGGTCATAATGCAGTTGCATTTTTCCTTACAACTCCATTCTTGGGATTGATGTATTATTTTATTCCAAAAGCGGCTAACCGTCCTGTATATTCATATCGTTTATCGATTGTTCACTTTTGGTCTTTGATATTTTTATATATCTGGGCTGGTCCTCACCATTTACTGTATTCTGCATTGCCTAACTGGGCTCAGAATTTAGGTGTTGTTTTTTCTATAATGTTAATCGCACCGTCTTGGGGAGGTATGATCAACGGATTGTTAACACTTCGTGGTGCTTGGGATAAAGTTCGAGTAGAACCTGTATTGAAATTTTTTGTAGTTGCAATTACAGGATACGGAATGGCAACTTTTGAAGGACCTATGTTGTCTCTTAAAAATGTAAATGCTATTGCTCACTTTACAGACTGGATTATTGCTCACGTTCACGTAGGTGCTTTGGCTTGGAATGGTTTTATGGCTTTTGGTTTGATTTATTGGTTAGTTCCTAGAATGACTAAAGGACCTTTGCACTCTTTAAAATTAGCAGATTTCCATTTTTGGATTGGTACATTAGGTATTATTCTTTATACACTTCCAATGTATGTTGCAGGTTTCTTGCAAGCGTCAATGTGGAAACAATTTAATCCTGACGGGACATTGACTTACGGAAATTTCCTTGAAACAGTTACTCAAATTATGCCAATGTATTGGATGCGTGCCATAGGTGGTACATTATATCTTATTGGAATGTTAGTGCTGGTTTATAATATTATACAAACAGTAAGAGCTAACGCTGCAATTGAAGATGAATTAGCTGAGGCTCCTGAATTACAAAGAATAAGTAGTAGTAGATTAAAAGGAGAAAAATTTCACCCTTGGTTAGAAAGAAAACCTATCCAACTTACAATTTTAGCAACAGTAGCTATTTTAATTGGTGGTGTGATCCAGATTGTACCTACACTTATGGTTAAATCGAATATCCCTACAATTGCAAGTGTAAAACCATATTCTCCTTTAGAATTAGAAGGACGTGATTTATACATACGTGAAGGTTGTGTGGGTTGTCACTCTCAAATGGTAAGACCTTTTAGAAGTGAAGTAGAGCGTTATGGACCACAATCTAAAGCAGGAGAGTTTGTTTACGATCATCCATTTTTATGGGGTTCTAAGCGTACTGGTCCAGATTTATTAAGAGTAGGAGGGAAGTACAATGACAATTGGCATTTCAACCATATGTGGAATCCGCAAAGTACCTCTTCAGGTTCTATAATGCCAGGTTACAAATGGTTGTTTGATAATAGCGCTTTAGACATTTCGAATATTGAAGGAAAAATGAAAGCGATGCAAACTCTTGGAGTTCCTTATACTGATGCTGAAATTACTGATGCTAGAAAATCTATGGATACTCAAGGGCAACTAATAGAAGATAATCTACACGCTGATCCTGATTTTGTGAAAAGTTATGAAAACAGCAAGAAAAAAGCTGTAGCAAGAGGAGAGAAATTTATCCCAATGAAAAATCGTGAAATTGTAGCATTGATTTCATACATACAACGATTAGGGACTGACATCAAAGTAAAAGATAACAACTAA
- the ccoS gene encoding cbb3-type cytochrome oxidase assembly protein CcoS, with translation MSVIYLLISISIFVAIGFFVAFVLAVKNGQYDDDYTPSVRMLFDDEIIKTPKKEIQTTEEKQI, from the coding sequence ATGAGTGTCATTTATTTATTAATCTCCATCAGCATATTTGTTGCGATTGGCTTTTTTGTTGCTTTTGTTTTGGCAGTAAAAAATGGTCAATATGACGACGATTATACACCCTCAGTCAGAATGCTTTTTGACGATGAGATCATAAAAACACCCAAAAAAGAAATACAAACAACAGAAGAAAAACAAATTTAA
- a CDS encoding heavy metal translocating P-type ATPase metal-binding domain-containing protein → MDTQNCFHCGLDIVKEDELIFDEKNFCCNGCKTVYEIFSLNDLTCYYDFENSPGASPQDIGGKYDFLDNESIVSKLLEFQEDSAAIVSLNIPHIHCSSCIWILENLQRLQKGINFSQVNFPEKKVRISYNSDLVTLREIVNLLSSIGYEPYISLENYEIKKGAVDRSLTYKLGVAFFCFGNIMLLSFPEYFEVKEFWLDNYKPFFRWLIFALALPSFFYSASGYYVSAYKSIKSKMLNIDIPIALGIIVMFVRSTFDIVLDYGSGFFDSLTGLIFFMLLGKMFQIKTYSFLSFERDFKSYFPIAITRINTNSSEESVPVYDIQKGDRLLIRNQELIPVDGILISDKAAIDYSFVTGEAVPITKKSGDKVFAGGKQIGEVIEMEVLHSVSQSYLTQLWSNDVFQKNVQRKHKTITDAISRYFTPILLLIAFSGFGYWIFFDANTAFNVFTAVLIVACPCALALTAPFTMGNVLRILGKKKFYLKNALVIEQLAKVDTIVFDKTGTITTNKKSNISYEGEALNDDNLLLIKNVLRASNHPLSRMLYDFLPDVKRLKLNDFKEITGKGVQASIDGKLIQIGSADFVCKLEENSIKQTSVHIKIDGLYCGKYIFNNQYREGLENLFRSLKGEYQIKVLSGDNEGERATLEKLLPAGTELIFNQKPEQKLDFIKSLQESGKNVMMVGDGLNDAGALAQSNIGISISENVNVFSPACDAILEANEFQKLHYFLRLSKKAMTTIKMSFVLSLLYNVVGLSFAITGNLQPLVAAIIMPLSTITIVSFVTIMSNYYARNSNNYVNFKKK, encoded by the coding sequence ATGGACACACAAAACTGTTTCCATTGTGGGTTAGATATTGTAAAGGAAGACGAATTAATTTTTGACGAAAAAAACTTTTGTTGCAACGGTTGTAAAACGGTGTATGAAATTTTCAGTCTTAATGATTTGACTTGTTATTATGATTTCGAAAATTCCCCTGGAGCAAGCCCCCAAGATATTGGAGGTAAATATGATTTTTTAGATAACGAAAGCATCGTTTCAAAGCTATTGGAATTCCAAGAGGATTCTGCTGCTATTGTTTCGTTAAATATTCCTCACATTCATTGTAGTTCTTGTATTTGGATACTTGAAAACTTACAACGTCTTCAAAAGGGGATCAATTTTTCCCAAGTCAATTTTCCCGAAAAGAAAGTCCGTATTTCTTATAATTCTGACTTAGTGACACTCCGTGAAATAGTGAATTTACTAAGTTCAATAGGATACGAGCCCTACATAAGTTTAGAGAATTACGAAATAAAAAAAGGCGCTGTTGATCGAAGTCTCACCTATAAATTAGGAGTTGCTTTCTTTTGTTTTGGGAACATTATGTTGCTTTCTTTTCCAGAATATTTTGAAGTGAAAGAATTTTGGTTGGACAATTACAAACCATTTTTTCGTTGGTTAATTTTTGCCTTGGCATTACCGTCTTTCTTTTATTCGGCTAGTGGATATTATGTTTCTGCTTACAAAAGCATAAAATCAAAAATGCTAAATATTGATATTCCTATTGCTTTAGGAATCATTGTGATGTTTGTGCGTAGTACGTTTGATATTGTTTTGGATTACGGTTCTGGTTTTTTTGACAGCTTAACAGGTTTGATTTTCTTTATGCTTTTGGGAAAAATGTTCCAAATTAAAACCTATAGCTTTCTGAGTTTTGAACGTGATTTTAAATCGTATTTCCCAATTGCAATCACCCGTATCAATACAAATTCTTCTGAGGAAAGTGTTCCTGTTTATGATATTCAAAAAGGGGATCGATTATTAATAAGAAATCAAGAACTTATTCCGGTAGACGGCATTTTAATTAGTGATAAAGCGGCTATAGATTATAGTTTTGTTACTGGGGAAGCTGTTCCTATTACTAAGAAGTCAGGAGATAAAGTTTTTGCTGGCGGGAAACAAATTGGAGAAGTGATTGAAATGGAAGTGCTACACTCTGTTTCTCAAAGTTATTTGACCCAATTGTGGAGTAATGATGTATTCCAGAAAAATGTGCAGCGAAAACACAAAACGATAACTGATGCAATCAGTCGTTATTTCACGCCTATCTTATTGTTAATTGCCTTTTCAGGTTTTGGTTATTGGATCTTTTTTGATGCCAATACTGCTTTCAATGTGTTTACGGCTGTACTTATTGTGGCTTGTCCTTGTGCACTTGCATTAACAGCCCCGTTTACAATGGGTAATGTATTGCGGATTTTAGGAAAGAAAAAATTCTATCTCAAGAACGCTTTGGTTATAGAACAATTGGCTAAAGTGGATACGATTGTTTTTGATAAAACAGGGACGATAACTACAAATAAGAAATCGAACATTTCTTATGAAGGGGAAGCTCTTAATGATGATAACTTGTTGCTAATAAAAAATGTGTTACGTGCCTCAAATCATCCTTTGAGCAGAATGTTATATGATTTCTTGCCTGATGTAAAAAGATTGAAATTAAATGATTTTAAAGAAATTACAGGAAAAGGAGTTCAGGCTTCAATTGACGGAAAGTTGATCCAAATTGGTTCTGCGGATTTCGTGTGCAAGCTGGAAGAGAATTCTATAAAACAAACATCAGTACATATTAAAATTGATGGGTTGTATTGCGGAAAATATATTTTCAATAATCAATATAGAGAAGGATTAGAAAATTTATTTAGAAGTTTAAAAGGGGAGTACCAAATCAAAGTTTTGTCTGGAGATAATGAGGGCGAGCGTGCCACTTTAGAAAAATTGTTGCCCGCAGGAACCGAATTGATTTTTAATCAGAAGCCGGAACAAAAACTGGATTTTATCAAGAGTTTGCAAGAATCAGGTAAAAACGTGATGATGGTTGGGGATGGTTTAAATGATGCTGGTGCTTTGGCTCAAAGTAATATAGGTATTTCCATTTCCGAAAATGTAAATGTTTTTTCCCCAGCTTGTGATGCTATTTTGGAGGCCAATGAATTTCAGAAACTGCATTATTTTTTAAGGTTGTCCAAAAAAGCGATGACGACAATAAAAATGAGTTTCGTATTGTCATTGTTGTATAATGTAGTTGGTTTGTCATTTGCTATAACCGGAAATTTACAGCCTCTGGTTGCTGCTATAATAATGCCTTTAAGTACAATAACAATTGTCAGTTTTGTTACGATTATGAGTAATTATTATGCAAGAAATAGTAATAATTATGTAAATTTTAAAAAGAAATAG
- a CDS encoding Crp/Fnr family transcriptional regulator, giving the protein MGKCEQCIVREFSSLKALKKDELLKIANCKTSFIIKKGESIFHEGESVNGIFCIKDGVCKLSKLSANGKDQIVKLVKPGELLGQRSMISDEPTNLSAVALEDMEVCFIPKTEIMGFFDHNNQFSMNVMKNICGDLKESDDHMVSMAQKTVKERLAETLIYLEDNFGKNEDGSLHIQLSREELAGMIGTATESCIRLLSDFNKLGLIKLVGKKITIIDISKLKKIAN; this is encoded by the coding sequence ATGGGTAAATGCGAACAATGTATCGTTAGGGAATTTAGCTCGCTTAAAGCTTTAAAAAAAGACGAACTTTTAAAAATTGCTAATTGTAAAACTTCCTTTATAATTAAAAAAGGGGAATCTATCTTTCACGAAGGGGAAAGTGTTAATGGTATCTTTTGTATTAAAGATGGTGTTTGTAAACTCTCTAAACTAAGCGCAAACGGGAAAGACCAAATCGTTAAACTTGTAAAACCTGGAGAATTACTTGGTCAACGCTCTATGATAAGTGATGAACCAACTAATTTGAGTGCTGTCGCTCTTGAAGATATGGAAGTGTGTTTTATCCCGAAAACCGAAATAATGGGTTTCTTTGATCACAATAACCAGTTTTCAATGAATGTGATGAAAAACATTTGTGGTGACTTGAAAGAATCTGATGACCATATGGTTTCAATGGCTCAAAAAACAGTTAAAGAAAGACTGGCAGAAACACTTATCTATCTAGAAGACAATTTTGGTAAAAACGAAGATGGTTCTTTACATATTCAATTATCAAGAGAGGAATTAGCAGGAATGATAGGTACAGCGACTGAAAGTTGTATTCGATTACTGTCTGATTTCAATAAATTAGGATTAATAAAATTAGTTGGCAAAAAGATTACTATTATCGACATTAGTAAATTAAAAAAGATTGCTAATTAA
- a CDS encoding FAD-binding oxidoreductase: protein MTQVVKNLDSSLIDSLSSQIRGKIILPQDELYDETRKVYNAMIDKHPGMFVMCVDVADVIYAVNFGRENNLLVSIRGGGHNAGGLGICDDGMVIDLSGLKFVLVNTKDNTVKVGGGNVWGEVDHATHAFGLAIPAGIISTTGVGGLTLGGGIGHLSRKYGLTIDNLLEAEMVLADGSFVTANSEENSDLFWAIRGGGGNFGIVTTFTFQAHPVTNVFGGPTLWPIEKTNEIMKWYHEFLNKAPDDLNGFFTTMVIPGPPFPEHLHHKHFCGIVWCYTGDLDKAQEVFKPILDMEPLFQHIGEMPYPSIQSMFDGLMPPGLQWYWKADFFNEVTPEMSAQLLAFGTNIPTPLSQMHLYPISGAAGRVPKDATPWAYRGAKYAGVIVGVDPNPKNADKITKWCREYWDALHPFSSGGVYLNFIMDEGQKRIETSYKDNYERLTSLKKKYDPNNFFRVNQNIVPN from the coding sequence ATGACACAAGTAGTAAAAAATTTAGATTCCTCTTTAATTGATTCTTTATCATCTCAAATAAGAGGAAAAATAATACTTCCCCAAGATGAGCTGTACGATGAAACAAGAAAAGTATATAACGCCATGATCGACAAACATCCAGGAATGTTTGTTATGTGCGTGGATGTTGCTGATGTAATTTATGCAGTAAATTTCGGGAGAGAAAATAATTTATTAGTTTCAATACGAGGTGGTGGACATAATGCGGGAGGCTTAGGAATTTGTGATGACGGTATGGTAATCGATTTATCAGGTTTAAAATTTGTGTTAGTAAATACCAAAGACAATACAGTGAAAGTAGGCGGAGGAAATGTTTGGGGTGAAGTGGATCATGCCACGCATGCGTTTGGACTTGCTATTCCTGCAGGAATAATCTCAACTACAGGCGTAGGAGGGCTAACACTTGGTGGTGGTATAGGACATTTATCACGGAAATACGGCTTAACAATTGATAACCTACTTGAGGCTGAAATGGTACTTGCCGATGGCTCGTTCGTTACTGCTAATTCAGAGGAAAATAGTGATTTATTTTGGGCGATCCGCGGTGGTGGTGGAAATTTTGGCATCGTAACTACTTTTACTTTTCAAGCGCATCCCGTTACTAATGTATTTGGAGGACCAACTCTATGGCCAATCGAAAAAACAAATGAAATTATGAAATGGTATCACGAATTTCTAAATAAAGCACCAGATGACCTGAATGGGTTTTTTACAACGATGGTGATACCTGGACCACCTTTTCCAGAACATCTTCACCATAAACATTTTTGCGGTATCGTATGGTGTTATACAGGCGATTTAGATAAAGCCCAAGAAGTCTTTAAACCTATATTGGATATGGAACCTTTGTTTCAACACATTGGAGAAATGCCTTATCCATCTATTCAGAGCATGTTTGACGGACTGATGCCTCCTGGTTTACAATGGTATTGGAAAGCTGATTTTTTTAATGAGGTTACTCCAGAAATGAGTGCTCAACTCTTAGCCTTTGGAACAAATATACCCACGCCACTTTCTCAAATGCACCTGTACCCAATTAGCGGAGCAGCAGGTAGAGTGCCGAAAGATGCCACACCTTGGGCATATAGAGGAGCAAAATATGCTGGGGTTATTGTTGGGGTTGATCCAAATCCTAAAAATGCCGATAAAATCACCAAATGGTGTAGAGAATATTGGGATGCACTACACCCTTTTTCTTCTGGAGGTGTATATCTGAATTTTATAATGGATGAAGGGCAGAAACGTATAGAAACAAGTTACAAAGACAATTATGAACGCTTAACTAGTTTAAAAAAGAAATACGATCCCAACAATTTCTTTAGAGTGAATCAAAATATTGTACCTAATTAA
- a CDS encoding APC family permease, with product MSDNKIELKRSLGLIDATSLVAGSMIGSGIFIVTSAMARDIGSAAWLLIIWVVTGLITVAAALSYGELAGMMPNAGGQFVYIQRAYGRLVSFLYGWTVFTVIQTGVIAAIAVTFANYSAIFFPALDNTLFKIGSNFTFTNSKLLAILSIVLLTYINTKGVKSGKIIQLILTAAKLIALFALIVLGIYVGLHTDVLSNNFDNMWDASRTVQNSDGTITITQLTGTALLGAAAATMINSLFSSDAWNNVTFIAGEIKEPKKNIPRSLFLGTLIVTIIYVLANVAYLALLPMHGTPNSTNVLDSGIMFASNDRVGAAAASMIMGNVSVFVMAALIMVSTFGCNSGLILSGGRLFFAMAKDGLFFKQATELNKNQVPAKALWVQCIWACVLCVSGKFGDLLTYATFASLLFYILTIIGVFILRKKEPNTERPYRAFGYPIIPGLYIIVTTAICITLLVYDTVNTGLGLAIVALGIPIYYLFMNKKV from the coding sequence ATGTCCGATAATAAAATCGAGTTAAAACGCTCTTTAGGATTAATTGATGCTACTAGTTTAGTAGCTGGTTCTATGATAGGTTCCGGTATCTTTATTGTAACATCAGCAATGGCTAGGGACATAGGTTCAGCAGCCTGGCTTTTAATTATTTGGGTTGTAACTGGTTTGATTACAGTTGCCGCTGCCTTAAGCTACGGTGAATTGGCTGGTATGATGCCTAATGCTGGAGGACAATTTGTGTACATACAGCGTGCTTATGGGAGATTAGTCTCTTTTCTTTACGGTTGGACCGTTTTCACAGTGATTCAAACAGGTGTTATAGCAGCGATAGCAGTAACTTTTGCTAATTATTCTGCCATTTTTTTTCCTGCATTAGATAATACGCTATTTAAAATAGGTTCTAATTTTACTTTTACAAACAGCAAATTGTTAGCGATATTAAGTATAGTGTTGTTGACTTATATAAATACAAAAGGTGTTAAAAGCGGAAAAATAATTCAATTGATATTAACCGCTGCAAAGCTAATTGCCCTTTTTGCTTTGATAGTTTTAGGTATATACGTGGGTTTACATACTGATGTCTTGTCAAATAATTTTGATAATATGTGGGACGCAAGTAGAACGGTACAAAATTCTGATGGTACAATTACTATAACCCAACTTACTGGGACAGCTTTGCTAGGCGCTGCTGCAGCAACAATGATTAATTCATTGTTTTCAAGTGATGCTTGGAATAATGTTACTTTTATAGCTGGAGAAATCAAAGAACCCAAAAAGAATATTCCTAGAAGTTTATTTCTGGGTACTTTGATCGTCACCATAATTTATGTTTTGGCCAATGTTGCTTATTTAGCTTTATTGCCTATGCACGGAACTCCAAATAGTACAAATGTTTTGGATAGCGGAATTATGTTTGCCAGTAATGATAGAGTAGGTGCAGCAGCTGCCAGTATGATTATGGGTAACGTGAGTGTGTTTGTAATGGCTGCTTTGATAATGGTCTCTACGTTTGGTTGTAATAGTGGGTTAATTCTTTCGGGTGGAAGATTGTTTTTTGCTATGGCAAAAGATGGTTTGTTTTTTAAACAAGCTACTGAATTAAATAAAAATCAAGTCCCAGCAAAAGCATTATGGGTTCAATGTATTTGGGCGTGTGTATTGTGTGTTTCGGGTAAATTCGGGGATTTATTGACTTACGCTACCTTTGCTTCTTTGTTGTTTTATATTTTAACAATTATAGGTGTTTTTATTCTTAGAAAAAAAGAACCTAATACTGAAAGACCTTATAGAGCATTTGGCTATCCAATAATTCCAGGATTATATATAATAGTGACGACTGCTATTTGTATTACCTTGTTAGTATATGATACTGTGAATACGGGATTAGGATTAGCTATTGTTGCTTTAGGAATTCCTATTTATTACTTATTTATGAATAAGAAAGTCTAG
- the mazG gene encoding nucleoside triphosphate pyrophosphohydrolase gives MNSRQLQLQAFERLLNIMDELREQCPWDKKQTLQSLRHLTIEETYELGDAILDNDLKEVKNELGDLLLHIVFYAKIGSETDDFDMADVCNSICDKLIHRHPHIYSDTVVANEEEVKQNWEKLKLKEGKKSVLEGVPKSLPALVKASRIQDKVKGVGFDWEEPQQVWEKVQEELEELQVEVKAGNQDLIEAEFGDVLFSMINYARFLNVNPEDALERTNKKFIKRFQYLEGKASELGKPLMDMTLAEMDVFWNEAKKL, from the coding sequence ATGAATTCAAGACAACTCCAACTTCAAGCTTTTGAAAGACTTTTAAATATCATGGATGAATTGCGTGAGCAATGCCCGTGGGATAAAAAACAAACGTTGCAAAGTTTACGTCATCTTACTATTGAAGAAACCTATGAACTGGGAGACGCAATTTTGGATAATGACTTGAAAGAGGTGAAAAATGAATTGGGTGATTTGTTATTGCATATTGTTTTTTATGCTAAAATAGGTAGCGAAACTGATGATTTTGATATGGCTGATGTGTGCAACAGTATCTGTGACAAGTTGATTCATCGCCATCCTCATATTTATAGTGATACAGTAGTGGCTAATGAAGAAGAGGTGAAACAAAATTGGGAAAAACTTAAACTGAAAGAGGGTAAAAAATCAGTGTTAGAAGGTGTGCCTAAAAGTTTACCAGCATTGGTAAAAGCCAGTAGAATTCAAGATAAAGTAAAAGGTGTAGGTTTTGATTGGGAAGAACCGCAGCAAGTTTGGGAAAAAGTACAAGAGGAATTGGAAGAACTACAAGTTGAGGTTAAAGCAGGAAATCAAGATCTTATAGAAGCCGAATTTGGAGATGTTTTATTCTCAATGATTAATTACGCTCGTTTTCTTAATGTAAACCCTGAAGATGCATTAGAACGTACAAACAAAAAATTCATTAAACGATTTCAGTATTTAGAAGGGAAAGCTTCTGAGTTAGGAAAACCCCTGATGGATATGACTCTGGCGGAAATGGATGTTTTTTGGAATGAGGCAAAAAAGCTTTAA
- a CDS encoding DUF5606 domain-containing protein yields the protein MNLEKILAISGKPGLYVLKVQTRTGFVAESLLDGKKITVNLKSNVSLLSEISIYTYEGEKPLAEIMQNIATKENNGPAISHKEDNATLAAYFKEVLADYDEERVYPSDIKKVLNWYNMLQAKGMVVETEALATEETPAVEEEVVAEKPKKEKKVKE from the coding sequence ATGAATTTAGAGAAAATATTAGCCATTTCTGGGAAACCAGGTTTATACGTTTTGAAAGTACAAACTCGTACAGGTTTTGTAGCAGAATCGTTATTGGATGGAAAAAAAATAACTGTAAACTTAAAAAGTAACGTAAGTTTATTATCTGAGATTTCAATTTACACTTACGAAGGAGAAAAGCCTTTAGCCGAAATAATGCAAAACATTGCGACTAAAGAAAATAATGGTCCAGCTATCTCTCATAAGGAAGACAATGCTACATTAGCTGCTTATTTCAAAGAAGTCTTAGCTGATTACGATGAAGAAAGAGTATATCCTTCAGATATTAAAAAAGTACTGAACTGGTATAATATGCTTCAAGCAAAAGGGATGGTTGTTGAAACTGAAGCTTTAGCTACTGAAGAAACTCCAGCTGTAGAGGAAGAAGTTGTTGCTGAAAAGCCTAAAAAAGAAAAAAAAGTAAAAGAATAA